From Flavobacterium sp. 102, a single genomic window includes:
- the allB gene encoding allantoinase AllB yields MQERKIYSQNVWVGGKLQPATVCFQNGTISNIHFDKQNSAEDLGDLVIMPGVIDVHVHVNEPGRTEWEGFETATQAAAAGGTTSIIDMPLNASPVTTTLKALEEKLESTKGKMNVNVGFYAGLVPGNASHLEAMIKAGIVGVKCFLTHSGIDEFPNVTEKDLDQAMPIMAKYNLPLLAHCELYANEVECDFENHPTSYRHYLASRPKQWENEAIALMIRKCREHNCPVHIVHVASAEALSQIEAAKKEGLPITAETCTQYIYFNAEDIPDASCIYKCAPPIREKANNDQLKHAFLSGVLDFITTDHSPAPPNIKEMESGNLKKAWGGIAGIQFLLNGSWTALKDIMTLEQFIPLVTSKPAEFIKANKKGKIAIGNDADFVIWNPAASQIIKEEEILFKYKISPYIGQNLNGIVSETIVNGETVYQNKSIRNKNKGQWLLQK; encoded by the coding sequence TTGCAAGAAAGAAAAATATACAGTCAGAACGTTTGGGTTGGCGGTAAGTTACAACCTGCAACGGTTTGTTTCCAAAACGGGACGATTTCCAACATCCATTTTGACAAACAAAATAGCGCGGAAGATTTGGGTGATTTGGTTATTATGCCAGGTGTGATCGACGTTCACGTACATGTAAATGAACCAGGAAGAACCGAATGGGAAGGATTTGAAACTGCAACGCAAGCCGCGGCTGCCGGAGGAACAACTTCAATTATCGACATGCCTTTGAATGCGAGTCCGGTAACTACGACTTTAAAAGCATTGGAAGAAAAATTAGAATCGACTAAAGGCAAAATGAATGTCAACGTGGGTTTTTATGCCGGATTGGTTCCGGGAAATGCATCTCATTTAGAAGCGATGATTAAAGCCGGAATTGTTGGGGTAAAATGTTTTTTAACGCATTCCGGAATCGATGAATTTCCCAATGTGACTGAAAAAGATTTAGACCAAGCGATGCCGATTATGGCGAAATACAATTTGCCCTTGTTAGCACATTGTGAATTGTATGCCAATGAAGTAGAATGCGATTTTGAAAATCATCCAACGAGCTACCGACATTATTTAGCCAGCCGACCAAAGCAATGGGAAAATGAGGCGATAGCATTGATGATTCGCAAGTGTCGTGAGCACAATTGCCCAGTGCACATTGTTCATGTCGCTTCTGCGGAAGCTTTGAGCCAAATTGAAGCCGCCAAAAAAGAAGGCTTACCAATCACCGCCGAAACGTGTACGCAATACATTTACTTCAACGCAGAAGACATTCCGGACGCAAGTTGCATATACAAATGTGCGCCACCAATTCGGGAGAAAGCCAATAATGACCAATTGAAGCATGCTTTCCTTTCAGGAGTTTTAGATTTTATCACGACAGACCATTCGCCTGCGCCACCGAATATCAAAGAAATGGAAAGCGGCAATTTAAAAAAAGCTTGGGGTGGCATTGCCGGTATTCAGTTTTTACTAAACGGTTCTTGGACAGCGTTGAAAGATATAATGACATTGGAACAATTTATACCATTGGTTACCTCAAAACCGGCGGAGTTTATTAAAGCCAATAAAAAAGGAAAAATCGCAATAGGAAATGACGCTGATTTTGTGATTTGGAATCCTGCAGCAAGCCAAATCATCAAAGAAGAAGAGATTCTTTTCAAATATAAAATAAGTCCGTATATCGGACAAAACTTAAACGGAATTGTTTCGGAAACCATCGTGAATGGCGAAACGGTTTACCAAAATAAATCAATAAGAAATAAAAATAAAGGACAATGGCTTTTGCAAAAGTAA
- the alc gene encoding allantoicase, whose protein sequence is MAFAKVTEIIKESPAFTQLTDLAAERLGGKVLYATDDFFAEKENLILPTRGVFIADKYTDRGKWMDGWESRRKRTPGHDWAIIQLATSGKITGFDIDTNFFLGNHPPHASIEAIYLDNATDITDWENLAWKEILPKSHLDAGSQNFYECESDEIFTHLRLHIYPDGGVARFRVYGEVFKNWETFDASQEIDLAAAINGGQAIACNDMFFSAMGNLIMPNRGANMGDGWETKRNRTPNNRDWVILKLAHKGIVDRIIVDTCHFKGNYPNSCSIEACVSNTDEVMNSDWKLLLPQQKLSADNIHEFISEVNTLGAITHIRLNIFPDGGVSRLRIFGKINK, encoded by the coding sequence ATGGCTTTTGCAAAAGTAACAGAGATAATCAAAGAATCACCGGCATTTACACAACTAACCGACTTAGCGGCAGAACGTTTGGGCGGAAAGGTTTTGTATGCGACAGATGATTTTTTTGCCGAAAAAGAAAACTTAATTTTACCGACACGCGGTGTATTTATCGCCGACAAATATACCGATCGAGGAAAATGGATGGACGGTTGGGAAAGCCGCCGCAAAAGAACTCCGGGACATGATTGGGCCATTATCCAATTAGCGACTTCGGGAAAAATTACCGGATTTGACATTGATACTAATTTCTTTTTAGGCAATCATCCACCGCATGCTTCGATTGAAGCTATTTATTTAGATAATGCTACTGATATTACGGATTGGGAGAATTTAGCATGGAAAGAAATTCTACCTAAATCCCATTTAGATGCCGGTTCACAAAATTTCTATGAATGCGAAAGCGATGAAATTTTTACGCATTTGCGTTTGCACATTTATCCTGATGGTGGCGTAGCACGTTTCAGAGTTTACGGCGAAGTTTTTAAAAATTGGGAGACTTTCGACGCTTCTCAAGAAATTGATTTGGCAGCAGCAATCAACGGCGGTCAGGCGATTGCTTGTAACGATATGTTTTTTAGCGCGATGGGCAATTTGATTATGCCGAATCGCGGCGCCAATATGGGCGACGGTTGGGAAACCAAAAGAAACCGAACACCTAATAATAGAGATTGGGTAATTTTAAAATTAGCGCATAAAGGAATTGTAGACCGTATTATTGTTGATACTTGCCATTTTAAAGGCAATTATCCTAATAGTTGTTCGATTGAAGCTTGTGTTTCCAATACTGATGAAGTGATGAATTCGGATTGGAAATTACTTTTGCCGCAACAAAAGTTAAGTGCAGATAATATTCATGAGTTCATTTCAGAAGTAAATACTTTAGGTGCGATAACACATATTCGTTTAAATATTTTCCCTGACGGTGGCGTAAGTCGATTAAGAATCTTTGGTAAAATCAATAAATAA
- a CDS encoding urate hydroxylase PuuD, with amino-acid sequence MNTFILIVLYVIYFSVLILLGYVSYKMPKIKVTKSETEETEEIKNTSQNYIYTGILLAIVGILVNTYILVQGTPLESHLMEWLNIVIRLLHITFGIAWIGASFYFVFLENALNRTEDVRDELAGNLWAVHGGGFYYLEKYKVAPKTIPKHLHWFKYEAYFTWLSGFCLLFVVYYFNASAFLIDKNVMDISATQGILTGIGSFVVGWIIYDQMCKSGLIKNQFWFSIIGFILLIAFAWFYCQVFSARAAYIHFGAMIGSLMVANVFFVIIPGQKEMVRSAKLGIPLDPSLGKKALARSLHNNYFTLPVLFVMVSNHFPSTFGYEYPWVVLAIISLGAAGVKHYLNLKEKKELNVWILPVSVVILLAACFITAPSTNPTECKTQVSITEVQTIIEKRCVQCHSSAPTDDTYKVAPNGVKYDTPEDIVKKKELIMQRVILTKTMPQNNKTNMTEEERNIIRCWIEQGASLK; translated from the coding sequence TTGAATACTTTTATACTAATTGTTTTGTATGTGATTTACTTCAGCGTGTTGATCCTGCTGGGTTATGTTTCGTATAAAATGCCGAAAATAAAAGTGACCAAATCAGAAACCGAAGAAACCGAAGAAATTAAGAATACCAGTCAAAATTATATTTATACCGGAATTTTATTAGCGATCGTTGGGATTTTGGTCAATACCTATATTTTGGTACAAGGCACGCCATTGGAAAGTCATTTGATGGAATGGCTTAATATTGTCATTCGATTGCTGCACATTACTTTCGGAATTGCTTGGATTGGCGCATCATTTTATTTTGTATTCTTAGAGAATGCCTTAAATAGGACAGAAGACGTACGAGACGAATTGGCGGGAAATCTCTGGGCGGTTCACGGTGGCGGATTTTATTATTTGGAGAAATACAAAGTCGCGCCCAAGACGATTCCAAAACATTTGCATTGGTTCAAATATGAAGCTTATTTTACTTGGCTTTCGGGTTTTTGTTTGTTGTTTGTGGTGTATTATTTTAATGCTTCCGCTTTCTTAATAGACAAAAACGTAATGGACATTTCTGCGACACAAGGGATCTTAACCGGTATCGGGTCGTTCGTTGTTGGATGGATTATTTATGACCAAATGTGTAAATCCGGTTTAATCAAAAATCAATTCTGGTTTTCGATTATTGGTTTTATTCTTCTGATTGCGTTTGCTTGGTTTTATTGTCAAGTGTTTAGTGCGAGAGCGGCGTATATTCATTTCGGAGCAATGATTGGCAGTTTGATGGTCGCCAATGTGTTTTTTGTGATTATTCCGGGACAAAAGGAAATGGTGCGTTCTGCCAAATTGGGCATTCCATTAGATCCGAGTTTGGGTAAAAAAGCCTTAGCGCGATCCTTGCACAATAACTATTTTACATTGCCGGTGTTGTTTGTCATGGTCAGCAATCACTTTCCATCGACTTTCGGGTATGAATATCCGTGGGTAGTTTTGGCGATTATTTCGCTCGGTGCAGCAGGCGTGAAGCACTATTTGAATTTAAAAGAAAAGAAAGAACTCAATGTTTGGATTTTGCCGGTTTCGGTGGTGATACTTTTAGCGGCTTGTTTTATTACGGCGCCCAGTACGAATCCAACGGAATGTAAAACCCAAGTCAGCATCACAGAAGTGCAAACCATTATTGAGAAGCGTTGCGTGCAATGCCATTCTTCGGCACCGACTGACGATACGTATAAAGTCGCGCCGAATGGTGTAAAATATGATACGCCGGAAGACATTGTAAAGAAAAAAGAGTTAATTATGCAAAGGGTTATATTGACCAAAACAATGCCGCAAAATAATAAAACCAACATGACCGAAGAGGAACGCAATATCATCCGTTGTTGGATCGAACAAGGAGCGAGCCTAAAATAA
- the uraD gene encoding 2-oxo-4-hydroxy-4-carboxy-5-ureidoimidazoline decarboxylase, producing the protein MTIAAFNTLDKETAKQHLFACCGSDKWASAMMSHFPFASEKQLVDLSASIWYDDCGETDWRESFTHHPKIGDVKSLTEKFAGKEQAGVAVATQETIQNLAKANRDYEAKNGFIFIVCATGKSADEMLQLLLDRLKNTPEEELHIAMGEQQKISIIRFKKLLTDGDFSFLKVSQITTHVLDTAVGLPGKNISIRLQAKRNNVWQTIAQGITNADGRIPDLLPQEKSLKPDTYKMVFDTGSYYATQNLKTFYPEVEILFNTFDETHYHVPLLVNPFGYSTYRGS; encoded by the coding sequence ATGACAATAGCAGCATTTAATACTTTAGATAAAGAAACTGCAAAGCAACATTTATTTGCTTGTTGTGGTTCCGATAAATGGGCGTCCGCCATGATGTCGCATTTTCCGTTTGCTTCCGAAAAACAATTGGTAGATTTGTCGGCTTCCATTTGGTATGATGACTGTGGTGAAACCGATTGGAGAGAATCCTTCACACACCATCCGAAAATTGGTGATGTCAAAAGTTTGACCGAAAAATTTGCCGGCAAAGAACAAGCCGGAGTTGCCGTGGCGACGCAAGAAACGATTCAAAATTTGGCGAAAGCCAATAGGGATTATGAAGCCAAAAATGGTTTTATTTTCATCGTTTGTGCCACCGGAAAATCCGCCGATGAAATGCTGCAACTGCTGTTGGATAGATTAAAAAACACACCCGAAGAAGAATTGCACATTGCGATGGGCGAACAACAAAAAATTTCCATCATTCGGTTCAAAAAATTACTGACCGATGGCGATTTTAGTTTTCTGAAAGTAAGCCAAATCACGACACACGTTTTAGACACCGCTGTTGGTTTACCCGGAAAAAACATTTCTATTCGTTTACAAGCTAAAAGAAACAATGTTTGGCAAACCATTGCGCAAGGAATCACCAATGCCGACGGCAGAATTCCCGATTTATTGCCTCAAGAAAAATCACTAAAACCCGATACTTACAAAATGGTTTTCGACACCGGAAGCTATTATGCCACCCAAAACCTAAAAACGTTTTATCCCGAAGTGGAAATCCTTTTCAATACTTTTGATGAAACGCATTATCATGTTCCGTTGTTAGTCAATCCTTTTGGATATAGCACTTACCGCGGTAGCTAA
- a CDS encoding aldolase/citrate lyase family protein yields the protein MTIPSHKKEQLFQNLSQANNTFNEIYPGDRSDRQPVHTLYGGANLFKSDAPIALGHRALEILETYAPNHEVFGKAFGLTGGNDFNKRIYDKVVAKLKSEAIEDFRIDFEDGYGNRSNEEEDATAVTAAKEVAKGMADQTLSPFIGIRIKPFTEEMKERGLRTLDIFVSTLVKETIGKLPENFVVMLPKVTIPEQPETLANFFTILEGELGLAKGILKMEMMVETTQAIMDINGTNPLYRFIKAAQGRCVAMHFGTYDYTASCSITAKYQEMDHPVCDFAHHMTKVALAHTGIWLSDGATNTMPIGPHRGDLTAEQEEENRQVVHRAWKKGYDHIRHSLWNGYYQGWDLNPAQFPMRYAAVYAFFLESYDDAVDRLKTFVDKAARATLIGDVFDDAATGQGLLNYFLRALNSGAITEEEVLVTGLTIEEIRGRSFKKILENRAKK from the coding sequence ATGACAATTCCTTCCCATAAAAAAGAACAATTGTTCCAAAATTTATCTCAGGCGAACAATACTTTTAACGAAATATATCCCGGAGACCGAAGCGACCGCCAACCGGTTCATACTTTATACGGAGGAGCGAATCTTTTCAAATCTGATGCGCCAATTGCCTTAGGACATCGAGCTTTGGAAATTTTAGAAACCTATGCGCCAAATCATGAAGTGTTCGGAAAAGCTTTCGGCTTAACTGGCGGCAATGATTTTAATAAACGCATTTATGATAAGGTCGTGGCCAAATTAAAATCGGAAGCTATAGAAGATTTTCGCATCGATTTTGAAGATGGTTACGGCAATCGCAGCAATGAAGAAGAAGATGCAACGGCTGTAACCGCAGCAAAAGAAGTCGCTAAAGGTATGGCAGACCAAACTCTTTCGCCATTCATCGGAATCCGAATCAAACCGTTTACAGAGGAAATGAAAGAACGTGGTTTGAGAACCTTAGATATTTTTGTTTCTACTTTAGTAAAGGAAACCATCGGTAAATTACCGGAGAATTTTGTGGTCATGTTACCCAAAGTGACCATACCTGAACAACCCGAAACTTTGGCCAATTTTTTTACGATTTTAGAAGGAGAATTAGGTTTAGCCAAAGGCATCCTGAAAATGGAAATGATGGTTGAAACCACACAAGCTATCATGGATATTAACGGAACTAATCCGTTATACAGATTCATCAAAGCGGCTCAAGGTCGTTGTGTCGCAATGCATTTTGGAACTTATGATTATACCGCCAGTTGTAGTATCACAGCGAAATACCAAGAAATGGATCATCCTGTTTGTGACTTTGCACACCATATGACCAAAGTAGCTTTAGCACATACCGGAATCTGGTTAAGCGACGGCGCAACGAACACGATGCCCATCGGGCCACACCGTGGCGATTTGACTGCCGAACAAGAAGAAGAGAACCGTCAAGTCGTTCACAGAGCTTGGAAAAAAGGATATGACCACATTCGTCACTCGTTATGGAACGGCTATTATCAAGGTTGGGATTTAAATCCGGCGCAGTTTCCTATGCGTTATGCGGCTGTTTATGCTTTCTTTTTAGAAAGTTATGACGATGCCGTCGACCGCTTGAAAACTTTTGTAGATAAAGCAGCACGTGCCACTCTAATCGGAGACGTATTTGACGATGCGGCAACTGGTCAAGGTTTATTGAATTATTTTCTCAGAGCCTTGAATAGTGGCGCCATAACGGAAGAAGAAGTTTTAGTAACCGGCTTGACAAT